In one Haloplanus salinus genomic region, the following are encoded:
- a CDS encoding DsbA family protein codes for MTDDPTGRTTRRALLAGGVSMLGAGCLGSGGGGNGNGNDGGDGGSGDTPTLADHPVAGNLDTQPRLGPDPATAAGTIVAFEDPSCPRCAAFEKQTVPKIRSELVDPGDASYVVRTAPLVYPWGEPAIHALEATYARDADAFWALLAHYFDEQDAFDTGNVLDRTESFLSGETAVDGAAVVADAESGASDDAVGVDVDAAEAADVSGTPTVFLFRDGEYRTRVTGSVSFDLVEQSLGL; via the coding sequence ATGACCGACGATCCGACCGGCCGGACGACGCGCCGTGCCCTCCTCGCCGGCGGTGTCTCGATGCTCGGTGCGGGATGTCTGGGGAGTGGCGGTGGCGGGAACGGGAACGGGAACGACGGCGGGGACGGAGGGAGCGGCGACACCCCCACCCTCGCCGATCACCCCGTCGCCGGGAACCTCGACACCCAGCCGCGCCTCGGCCCCGACCCCGCCACGGCGGCGGGCACCATCGTCGCCTTCGAGGACCCCTCCTGTCCCCGGTGTGCGGCTTTCGAGAAGCAGACGGTCCCGAAGATCAGGTCGGAACTCGTCGACCCCGGCGACGCATCCTACGTCGTCCGCACGGCGCCGCTCGTCTACCCGTGGGGCGAGCCGGCGATCCACGCGCTCGAAGCCACGTACGCCCGCGACGCCGACGCGTTCTGGGCGCTGCTCGCTCACTACTTCGACGAACAGGACGCCTTCGACACCGGGAACGTGCTGGACCGAACCGAGTCCTTCTTGAGCGGAGAGACGGCCGTGGACGGCGCCGCCGTCGTCGCCGACGCCGAGAGCGGAGCGTCCGACGACGCCGTTGGGGTGGACGTCGACGCCGCCGAGGCGGCGGACGTGAGCGGTACCCCAACCGTCTTCCTGTTCCGCGACGGCGAGTACCGAACGCGCGTGACGGGATCGGTGAGCTTCGACCTCGTCGAGCAGTCGCTCGGACTGTGA
- a CDS encoding HAMP domain-containing histidine kinase — protein MSEVETADLAIRADPAQLRHRLENLLGSALRHGGVGATDGGFYVADGGPGIRKMDRDAVFDSGYSTATGGRASASSSSSTSSTPTAGRSRSPGAGRVGTRFDITGVERESRAPAPN, from the coding sequence GTGAGCGAGGTGGAGACGGCCGACCTCGCGATCCGAGCGGATCCGGCTCAGCTCCGCCACCGGCTAGAGAACCTCCTCGGCAGCGCGCTCCGACACGGCGGCGTCGGCGCGACCGACGGCGGCTTCTACGTCGCCGACGGCGGCCCCGGGATCCGCAAGATGGATCGGGACGCCGTCTTCGACAGCGGGTACTCCACCGCGACCGGGGGACGGGCATCGGCCTCGTCATCGTCCAGCACATCGTCGACGCCCACGGCTGGTCGGTCGCGCTCACCGGGCGCGGGGCGGGTGGGCACCCGGTTCGACATCACGGGCGTCGAGCGCGAGTCGCGGGCACCCGCGCCGAACTGA
- a CDS encoding SHOCT domain-containing protein: MASDGLDARTLVLLLVAAVILLPLLTVGLGGGTMGGGMMGGMRGSHMWSDGGVPGWWLLASLLGRALTLLVVLGVGYLVYRALTESGAGTDAAMDELRLAYARGDIDDEEYERRRQTLEANEH, translated from the coding sequence GTGGCTTCGGACGGCCTTGACGCGCGGACGCTCGTCCTGTTGCTCGTCGCCGCGGTGATCCTGTTGCCGCTGCTGACGGTGGGGCTGGGCGGCGGCACGATGGGCGGCGGGATGATGGGCGGCATGCGGGGAAGTCACATGTGGAGCGACGGTGGCGTTCCCGGCTGGTGGCTCCTCGCCAGTCTGTTGGGTCGTGCGCTCACCCTCCTCGTCGTCTTAGGCGTGGGCTATCTCGTCTATCGTGCCCTGACGGAGTCGGGCGCGGGGACCGACGCGGCGATGGACGAACTCCGGCTCGCGTACGCTCGCGGCGACATCGACGACGAGGAGTACGAACGCCGACGGCAGACGCTCGAGGCGAACGAGCACTGA
- a CDS encoding DUF7504 family protein, producing the protein MNEDAYGFDGLPIDPVRRGTSILVAGPSHAGTRELAYRMLAGDADEGVIILTTNTTAADVAAECETVGIEVSSDRMGIVDCLDADSSGVPARVLTVSSAQDLTGIGMRYSKLYSDFHSEGVDSIRTGLFSISTVLSLTELRTVSRFVHTLVGRVSKVGGLGVFLVDPAMHDERELRTISQFCDGRVDVRESHDGPELRSRGFLGGSSSWLSFEPLAAADR; encoded by the coding sequence ATGAATGAGGACGCGTACGGCTTCGACGGGCTACCGATCGATCCGGTCCGTCGAGGGACGAGCATCCTCGTCGCCGGCCCCTCCCACGCCGGGACCCGGGAACTGGCGTACCGGATGCTCGCGGGCGACGCCGACGAGGGGGTGATCATTCTGACGACGAACACGACGGCGGCCGACGTCGCCGCCGAGTGCGAGACGGTGGGTATCGAGGTGAGTTCCGACCGGATGGGCATCGTCGACTGCCTCGATGCCGACAGCAGCGGCGTTCCCGCCCGTGTCCTGACCGTCTCCAGCGCACAGGACCTGACGGGCATCGGGATGCGTTACTCCAAGCTCTACAGCGACTTCCACAGCGAGGGGGTCGACTCCATCCGCACCGGTCTCTTCTCCATCTCGACCGTGCTGTCGCTGACCGAACTGCGGACCGTCTCCCGGTTCGTCCATACGCTCGTCGGGCGGGTGAGTAAGGTGGGTGGACTGGGCGTCTTCCTCGTCGACCCGGCGATGCACGACGAACGGGAACTCCGCACCATCTCGCAGTTCTGTGACGGCCGCGTCGACGTCCGGGAAAGCCACGACGGCCCCGAACTCCGCTCTCGGGGCTTCCTCGGCGGTTCGTCGTCGTGGCTGTCGTTCGAACCGCTCGCCGCCGCCGACCGGTAG
- the gatE gene encoding Glu-tRNA(Gln) amidotransferase subunit GatE: MSEYDYEALGLVAGLEIHQQLDTATKLFCACPTERREPEESSRTFSRYLHPTKSELGELDDAAVEESRVDREFEYLAFDTTCLVEEDDEPPHRIDGEALDVALQIAALLDMTAVDQAHVMRKIVVDGSNTSGFQRTALVGQDGEIETSEGPVGIEDLLLEEESAGRVEETDDGVRFSLDRLGIPLVEIGTKPDISSPAQAREAAERIGMLLRSTGSVKRGLGTIRQDVNVSIADGARVEIKGVQALDEIEEIVRLEVGRQVELLDVAAELRQRDASVGDTQDVTEVFEGTDSGVIRSALDAGGRVTAVPLYGFDGLVGREIQPDRRLGTECSDHAKRHGAGGIFHTDELPAYGVAESEVDALRDAVGAGPDDAVAIVADDPETADLAVEAVAERAETAIEGVPEETRDATPEGTTRYLRPLPGAARMYPETDVPPVELDPSGVEAPELLTEKVERYRQEYDLDAGLAEQVAYGRRMPLFESVVAAGVDATFAAGALEGTLTELRRDGVPVERLTDDHLRAVLLLVEDGDLAKEGVEQVLTTLAGNPDLTAEAAVEEAGLAGVSEAEVREAVSDVVERNAEQVESEGMGAFSALMGECMGALRGKADGEVVSDVLREEIRKRA, translated from the coding sequence ATGAGCGAGTACGACTACGAGGCGCTCGGCCTCGTCGCGGGGCTGGAGATCCACCAGCAACTCGACACCGCGACGAAACTGTTCTGTGCGTGCCCGACGGAGCGTCGGGAGCCCGAGGAATCGAGTCGGACCTTCTCCCGATATCTCCATCCGACCAAGAGTGAACTCGGCGAACTCGACGACGCGGCGGTAGAGGAGAGCCGCGTCGACCGCGAGTTCGAGTATCTCGCCTTCGACACCACCTGTCTGGTCGAGGAGGACGACGAACCGCCCCACCGGATCGACGGCGAGGCCCTCGACGTAGCGTTGCAGATCGCGGCCCTGCTCGACATGACCGCCGTCGATCAGGCCCACGTGATGCGGAAGATCGTCGTCGACGGTTCGAACACCTCCGGCTTCCAGCGAACGGCGCTGGTGGGACAGGACGGCGAAATCGAGACGAGCGAGGGACCGGTCGGCATCGAGGACCTCCTGTTGGAGGAGGAGAGCGCCGGCCGCGTCGAGGAGACCGATGACGGCGTCCGCTTCAGCCTCGACCGCCTCGGCATCCCGCTGGTCGAAATCGGCACGAAACCCGACATCTCCTCGCCCGCACAGGCCCGCGAGGCCGCCGAACGGATCGGCATGCTCCTGCGCTCGACCGGGTCGGTCAAGCGCGGCCTCGGTACCATCCGACAGGACGTGAACGTCTCCATCGCCGACGGCGCCCGCGTCGAAATCAAGGGCGTCCAAGCGCTCGACGAGATCGAGGAGATCGTCCGACTGGAGGTGGGCCGACAGGTCGAACTCCTCGACGTCGCCGCGGAACTCCGGCAGCGCGACGCGTCGGTCGGCGATACGCAGGACGTGACCGAGGTGTTCGAGGGTACCGACAGCGGGGTGATCCGAAGCGCCCTCGACGCCGGCGGCCGCGTCACGGCCGTCCCGCTCTACGGCTTCGACGGCCTCGTCGGCCGCGAGATCCAGCCCGACCGCCGCCTCGGGACCGAATGCTCCGACCACGCCAAGCGCCACGGCGCCGGCGGTATCTTCCACACGGACGAACTCCCGGCCTACGGCGTCGCCGAGTCGGAAGTCGACGCCCTCAGGGACGCCGTCGGCGCCGGTCCCGACGACGCCGTCGCCATCGTCGCCGACGACCCCGAAACCGCGGACCTGGCCGTCGAGGCCGTCGCGGAGCGCGCCGAGACGGCCATCGAGGGCGTCCCGGAGGAGACCCGCGACGCGACCCCCGAGGGGACCACCCGCTACCTGCGTCCCCTCCCCGGCGCGGCGCGGATGTACCCCGAGACGGACGTCCCCCCGGTCGAACTCGACCCCTCCGGCGTGGAGGCGCCCGAACTCCTGACCGAGAAAGTCGAGCGCTACCGGCAGGAGTACGACCTAGACGCCGGCCTCGCGGAGCAGGTAGCATACGGTCGTCGGATGCCCCTCTTCGAGTCCGTCGTTGCGGCGGGCGTCGACGCTACCTTCGCCGCCGGCGCGTTGGAGGGGACGCTGACCGAACTCCGGCGCGACGGCGTGCCGGTCGAACGCCTCACCGACGACCACCTGCGCGCGGTGCTCCTGCTCGTCGAGGACGGCGACCTCGCGAAGGAAGGAGTCGAGCAGGTCCTCACGACGCTCGCCGGGAACCCGGACCTCACCGCTGAAGCGGCCGTCGAGGAAGCCGGCCTCGCCGGCGTCTCCGAGGCCGAGGTTCGCGAAGCGGTGAGCGACGTCGTCGAACGCAACGCCGAGCAGGTCGAGAGCGAGGGAATGGGTGCGTTCTCGGCGCTCATGGGCGAGTGCATGGGTGCGCTCCGCGGGAAGGCCGACGGCGAAGTCGTCAGCGACGTGCTCCGCGAGGAGATCCGGAAGCGAGCGTAG
- a CDS encoding ABC transporter ATP-binding protein, protein MNHTVLELDGVDVSYGNTPILRGIDLSVEAGETVGIMGRNGVGKTTLMKTIIGLLSPTDGTITYQGEEVTGQPADQRAKLGMGYIPQGRDVFPDLTVEQNVRMGTSINEEKTDMIPKVYEYFPRLDERRGQKAGTMSGGEQQMLAIGRALAGNPDLLLLDEPSEGIQPSIVQQITDDIERMSEELGVTVLFVEQNLQVIRALAERCYVVDNGRITTELGPADLRDQDAVAEYLAV, encoded by the coding sequence GTGAACCACACCGTACTCGAACTCGACGGTGTCGACGTCTCCTACGGCAACACGCCAATTCTTCGGGGGATCGACCTCTCGGTCGAGGCGGGTGAGACGGTCGGCATCATGGGCCGCAACGGCGTCGGCAAGACCACGCTGATGAAGACGATCATCGGCCTCCTCTCCCCGACCGACGGGACGATCACCTACCAGGGTGAGGAGGTGACCGGGCAGCCGGCCGACCAGCGAGCCAAGCTCGGCATGGGGTACATTCCCCAGGGTCGAGACGTGTTCCCCGATCTCACCGTCGAACAGAACGTTCGAATGGGAACGTCGATAAACGAAGAGAAGACCGACATGATCCCGAAGGTGTACGAGTATTTCCCCCGTCTCGACGAGCGTCGCGGGCAGAAGGCGGGGACGATGAGCGGCGGGGAACAGCAGATGCTCGCCATCGGCCGGGCACTCGCCGGCAACCCAGATCTGCTCTTGCTTGACGAACCGTCGGAGGGCATCCAGCCCTCCATCGTCCAACAGATCACCGACGACATCGAGCGGATGAGCGAGGAGCTCGGCGTGACGGTGCTTTTCGTCGAGCAGAACCTGCAGGTGATCCGGGCGCTCGCCGAACGGTGTTACGTCGTCGACAACGGCCGCATCACGACGGAACTCGGCCCGGCCGACCTCCGAGATCAAGACGCCGTCGCGGAGTACCTCGCGGTCTGA
- a CDS encoding HpcH/HpaI aldolase/citrate lyase family protein: MSENVELRRTQLATPASDPDFMESASRSDADEVFLDLEDSVAPNAKVEARQPLIEAVDEHDWSDKILSYRMNGIDTQWWYDDIIEVVGAVGEQIDDIIVPKVAGPSDIHTVENLLEQVEENNGLEVGRIGLEPQIEDGDGIHNVYEIAHASDRLSSIIFGPGDYSAAMGTPGLDIGQFPEYPGHYWHHALSECNSAAKSAGLPCMDGPYADIDDPDGFRTSAENANMLGCDGKWAIHPSQIEIGNEVFAPDPDVAERAERIVDAYAEAMEEGKGAVSVDGQMVDEATNKMAQDIVAKARAAGIL, translated from the coding sequence ATGTCCGAAAACGTCGAACTCCGGCGAACACAGCTCGCGACGCCGGCCAGCGACCCCGACTTCATGGAGAGTGCTTCGCGGAGCGATGCGGACGAAGTCTTCCTGGATCTGGAGGACTCCGTGGCGCCCAACGCGAAGGTGGAGGCCCGCCAGCCGCTCATCGAGGCCGTCGACGAACACGACTGGTCGGACAAGATCCTGTCGTACCGGATGAACGGGATCGACACCCAGTGGTGGTACGACGACATCATCGAAGTCGTCGGCGCCGTCGGCGAACAGATCGACGACATCATCGTCCCGAAGGTCGCCGGCCCGAGCGACATCCACACCGTCGAGAACCTGCTCGAACAGGTCGAGGAGAACAACGGGCTGGAGGTCGGGCGGATCGGCCTCGAACCCCAGATCGAAGACGGCGACGGCATCCACAACGTCTACGAGATCGCTCACGCCTCGGACCGGCTCTCCTCGATCATCTTCGGTCCCGGCGACTACTCCGCCGCGATGGGGACGCCCGGCCTCGACATCGGGCAGTTCCCCGAATACCCCGGCCACTACTGGCACCACGCGCTCTCGGAGTGTAACTCCGCCGCGAAAAGCGCCGGTCTGCCCTGCATGGACGGCCCGTACGCCGACATCGACGATCCCGACGGCTTCCGCACGTCCGCGGAGAACGCCAACATGCTCGGCTGTGACGGCAAGTGGGCCATCCACCCGAGTCAGATCGAAATCGGCAACGAAGTGTTCGCGCCGGACCCCGACGTCGCCGAACGCGCCGAGCGCATCGTCGACGCCTACGCCGAGGCGATGGAGGAAGGCAAGGGCGCCGTCTCCGTCGACGGCCAGATGGTCGACGAGGCCACCAACAAGATGGCCCAGGACATCGTCGCCAAGGCCCGCGCGGCCGGCATCCTGTAA
- a CDS encoding GAF domain-containing protein: MNVLCVDPSADERLETSAALDAAGFDTTACGSLDAARDVLATGAVAGVITEYDLPDGTGLELVERARERHPDVTGVLFTDAGFEEVDSDSFSGTVVEYVDKGAPGARDELVDLLSFGIDNRNQTSYPLPDDEDRRLNAVEAYVDDADALHDSLDRLTRIARALFDVDAATVGFIEAHHERFLACRGTDVDRLDREETICTHTILDEGPTVITDTREDPRFSSSEAIEAAGIRFYAGAPIRTPDGDAIGVFCLFGDEPRSFPERDRTLLSLLADEVMTGLDLRRRLREATEGADDE, encoded by the coding sequence ATGAACGTGCTCTGTGTCGACCCATCGGCAGACGAACGGCTGGAGACGTCGGCCGCCCTCGACGCTGCCGGGTTCGACACCACGGCCTGCGGGTCGCTCGACGCGGCGCGCGACGTCCTCGCGACCGGGGCCGTCGCGGGGGTGATCACCGAGTACGACCTCCCGGACGGGACGGGGTTGGAACTCGTCGAGCGCGCCCGCGAGCGCCATCCCGACGTCACCGGCGTCCTGTTCACCGACGCCGGCTTCGAGGAGGTCGACTCCGACTCGTTCTCCGGGACCGTCGTCGAGTACGTCGACAAGGGCGCCCCCGGCGCACGCGACGAACTCGTCGATCTCCTGTCGTTCGGCATCGACAACCGGAACCAGACGTCGTACCCGCTCCCGGACGACGAGGACCGCCGCCTGAACGCCGTCGAAGCGTACGTCGACGACGCCGACGCCCTCCACGACAGCCTCGATCGACTCACGCGGATCGCCCGGGCGCTGTTCGACGTGGACGCGGCGACCGTCGGCTTCATCGAGGCTCACCACGAGCGGTTCCTCGCGTGTCGGGGCACGGACGTGGACCGCTTGGACCGCGAGGAGACGATCTGCACGCACACGATACTCGACGAGGGACCAACGGTGATCACCGACACGCGCGAGGACCCGCGATTCAGTTCCAGCGAAGCCATCGAGGCGGCGGGGATTCGCTTCTACGCCGGGGCGCCGATACGGACGCCGGACGGCGACGCGATCGGCGTCTTCTGCCTGTTCGGCGACGAACCCCGGTCGTTCCCGGAGCGCGACCGCACCCTCCTCTCGCTGCTCGCCGACGAGGTGATGACCGGGCTCGACCTGCGGCGGCGACTCCGCGAGGCGACGGAGGGTGCCGACGATGAATGA
- a CDS encoding RNA methyltransferase, whose amino-acid sequence MSHERDLPTVVVVDAETPGNVGTIARAMKNFGLTDLKLVNPPELDRDGEAYGFAGHAREDVLPNAEEVTFDEVVANYHTVGCTAITGEDSRRHVRFPFKTPRELAESLRTVSAPTALVFGREGRGLDNGELARLDEVCSIPASADYPVLNLGQAATILCYELRDVTVEETQLPDVERERADEADVERFHDFVAELLDASGYKPIKRDKTRRLVRRLIGRAHPTDREIHTLLGVLRRATGQLEHRSELLAEYDEPDRW is encoded by the coding sequence ATGAGCCACGAACGCGACCTGCCGACCGTCGTCGTCGTGGACGCGGAGACGCCGGGCAACGTGGGAACGATCGCTCGCGCGATGAAGAACTTCGGGCTGACGGACCTCAAACTGGTGAACCCGCCGGAACTCGACCGCGACGGCGAGGCGTACGGCTTCGCCGGCCACGCCCGCGAGGACGTGCTTCCGAACGCCGAGGAGGTGACGTTCGACGAGGTGGTCGCGAACTACCACACCGTCGGTTGCACGGCCATCACCGGCGAGGACAGCCGCCGCCACGTCCGCTTCCCGTTCAAAACGCCGCGGGAGTTGGCGGAGAGCCTACGGACGGTGTCGGCGCCGACGGCACTCGTCTTCGGCCGTGAAGGGCGTGGCCTCGACAACGGGGAACTCGCTCGGCTGGACGAGGTGTGTTCGATCCCCGCGAGCGCCGACTACCCCGTTTTGAACCTCGGACAGGCGGCGACCATCCTCTGTTACGAACTCCGCGACGTGACCGTCGAGGAGACGCAACTGCCCGACGTGGAGCGGGAACGCGCCGACGAGGCGGACGTCGAGCGTTTCCACGACTTCGTGGCGGAGTTGCTCGACGCCAGCGGTTACAAGCCGATCAAGCGGGACAAGACCCGGCGGCTGGTTCGGCGGCTGATCGGCCGCGCCCACCCGACTGACCGCGAGATTCACACCCTGCTCGGCGTCCTCCGGCGAGCGACGGGCCAACTCGAACACCGGTCCGAACTCCTCGCCGAGTACGACGAGCCGGATCGGTGGTGA
- a CDS encoding MaoC/PaaZ C-terminal domain-containing protein, which yields MTVFLDDVRRWDGQSYGTYEATEAEILEFAERYDPQWFHTDPDRAADSIYGDLIASGWHTASMSMRLFVDGFLDETATLGAKGLDRLRWPTPVVPGDELTVHSTIEGIAEETDDYGVVRWGVETTANDGEKTVLAIEALVLVATA from the coding sequence ATGACGGTCTTCCTCGACGACGTCCGGCGCTGGGACGGGCAGTCGTACGGCACCTACGAAGCGACCGAGGCGGAGATCCTGGAGTTCGCGGAGCGATACGACCCGCAGTGGTTCCACACGGACCCCGACCGTGCGGCCGACTCCATCTACGGCGACCTGATCGCTAGCGGCTGGCACACCGCCTCGATGTCGATGCGGCTGTTCGTCGACGGCTTCCTCGACGAGACGGCGACGCTCGGCGCGAAGGGACTGGATCGCCTCCGCTGGCCGACCCCCGTCGTCCCCGGCGACGAACTCACCGTTCACTCGACCATCGAGGGCATCGCGGAGGAAACCGACGACTACGGGGTGGTCCGTTGGGGGGTCGAGACGACCGCCAACGACGGCGAGAAGACGGTCCTCGCCATCGAGGCGCTCGTGTTGGTCGCGACTGCGTAA
- a CDS encoding VOC family protein, producing MNLIHVCLNVADADESIAFYEQFGFEESWSFETPDGETENRYVADPDGVEIQLSETDGETEFDQGTAWDHLALGVDDVDATFEGVDHYGVVEEPGDQPAAGARTAFVKDPDGHVVELVEPLE from the coding sequence ATGAACCTGATTCACGTCTGTCTGAACGTCGCCGACGCCGACGAGTCCATCGCGTTCTACGAGCAGTTCGGCTTCGAGGAGTCCTGGTCGTTCGAGACGCCCGACGGCGAGACGGAGAACCGCTACGTCGCGGACCCCGACGGCGTCGAGATTCAGCTCTCGGAGACCGACGGCGAGACGGAGTTCGACCAGGGCACCGCGTGGGACCACCTCGCCCTCGGCGTCGACGACGTGGACGCCACCTTCGAGGGGGTCGACCACTACGGCGTCGTCGAGGAGCCGGGCGACCAGCCCGCGGCCGGCGCCCGCACCGCGTTCGTGAAAGACCCCGACGGCCACGTCGTCGAACTCGTCGAACCGCTCGAATAG